TCCTGAATGCAATGAAATCACCTTCGCACCGCTTCACGATGAGCAGGACGATGCTTTCATGCAGGCCGGACAGCAGATAGCGCAGGAGCCGGAGCTTTATCACGACTGGATGGAAGTCGAACTCGATTGCGAGAAGCTGGCAGCGTGGTTGCGTGAAGTTGATCCGGACAATGATGAGGCGGAATGTCTGGCGTGGCTGGTATCGGAGCGGCGCAAGCATTCTACTGCGCCAAGCACGCGAGAAAAATATCTTGATGCCGCGAAGGAACAGTGGCCGTTCTTGCCGGAGCGGGCTTTCAACAGATGCTGGGAACGGGCGAAGCGGCGGGCACCGACTCCAACATGGGACAGACCGGGGCCACGGCCAAAGACGGACCGGAAGCTATAACGCTCTTCCTCTGGCTGGTGGCTGATGTTTCTGCCGGTTGGCTTCCCGGTTCGCGGACCTGTCCGAATGGACCATGCCCGGGCGCGTTCGCGTATCAGCCGCCTTCATGCAAGCCCAAGGAAAAGGGCCAGAGAGCGCGTGATCGCCAGCATGGCTTCATCTTCAAGCCGACCAAAAGGCGGGCCAATTCTCTCCCGTCGCACGGACATGGCCTTGTCGACCTGCACTTGCGATGGTTTGCGCAGGCCGTTTTGCGCCGACGGCTGAATGGTGGGCCGGATCAATGGTGCATCTATCAGCGTGCCCGAAAGCAAGAGCACGGTGACAGTACCAGTGTCGCCGAACAGATCGGATTGAACCACAAGCGCAGGACGTGGCTTGCCGAAGTCACCCGAAATGGCGACCGTCACGAGATCGCCGCGCCTCACGGCTGCCTCTCATCGTCTTCCAGATCGGCCAGGGCGGCATCGAGGAAATCTTCCAGATCGGTGGTATCAGCGGCATCAGCAGCAGCGGCCATACGGGCCTGACGGCGGCATTCATCTTCGAAGCCGGGTTTGCGGGTGTCGGGAACCCATATTTGCACCGGACGCAATCCCGCCGCCCGGAGCGTGTCCCGGCGCTTCTGCACGCGCTGTGTGACAGGGGTAGCCATGATGTGCCTCATATCGTTACATGTAACAAGTATGGAGTTCATCAGCCCCATGTCAAGCAACGCCCCCAAATTTGAGGGGACGGTTATTCCGAATGGCTGCTCATGGAACGCCGCCTGCTGTGCCATGAGATCTGGGCATGGAGAAGTGGATCATGTTGGTTTGCCCCACCCCATCTGCCTTGGTATTTTTGCTGCCCGGTCGCATCAGGAATTCGCGATGATGCGCTTGCAGGTGGCTCGTTCGAAGTCTGCACCTGCCGGGCAGTTTTCATGACCACATTCACCGGATCGCGCATCAAGATGCTTGGCGAGTATATGGAATATGGCGCGGACGATACAGGAAGGTGAGCGTCACATTTGATGACAGAAAGGGTGTCAGGAATTTCCTCATAAGGTTTTGATTTTATTGACATAATAATTCATGTCGTCTTTCTGAATTCCTGCCTCTGAACTCGTCCGATGAATTCATCATCTCCTTGCAGGTGGACCGCAGCATCCCGCTGCGCAAACCTGCGAGGAAAACATGAATCTTGTTAAGGCGTTGGACCTTTCTGCGTATCCGCGCTTCGTGGATCGTAAGACGGGCGCGCAGATCATCACTGAAAATTTTTTTCCCGTTGCGGCACGCTCTCTTGAGCGGTGGACGGTGCCGGTCCGCCATCTCAACGGCAAGGCTGTGATGGCCACTTCTGATCTGCTGGAGGAAGCGCAGCGCCGTTTCGATGCGGCCCCCGTTCTGGTCGCGAAAAAGATCGGGGGTGCGGCATGAACACTGGCAACTCCGAGGCACGCGCGGTTACCGCCGCGCTCGCCGGCAAATGGATGGGAACCTACGGCCTGTGCAAGTGCGTGGCGCACCACGACACCGAGCCATCCCTTTCCGTGTCGCAGGGCCGCGACGGCAAGCTCCTGCTGAACTGCCACGCTGGCTGCATATTCACCAGCATTCTCAATGCGCTCCGTGCGCGCGGGATTGTGTCGGGTGAAGGCCACGAACCGACCGTCGATCCGGCGGCACTCCACCGGGCGGAAATGCAGGCCGCCAAAGAGATGGGGGAGAAGGCCCGCCGCGCTCGCCAGATTTGGAATGAGGCCGGCCCGTTGTGGGGCTCGGTCGGGGAAAACTACCTGCGCGCCCGTGGCCTGGGCTCTCCACGCTCGACCGTCCACCTCCGTTGCCACGGCAGCCTGTACCACGCCCCGTCAGGGCAGCATTTGCCTGCGATGGTTGCTGAAATCTCTGGCGTGCCAGACTTCGCGATCCACCGGACTTTCCTGATGCCAGACGGCTCCGGGAAGATCGACGTCGCACCCGCAAAGCTGATGCTCGGTCAGACGGCGGGTGGGGTGGTGGTGCTGGATCACCCCGCTGAAGGCACTCCGCTGCTGATCGGTGAAGGGATCGAAACCACGCTGGCGGCTTCTGAATTGACGGGCAGGAAACACACGGTCTGGGCTGCGCTTTCCGCAGCAAATATGGCGCGCGTCACGCTGCTGGGCATGCCGGGCGTGCTGGGCATGTCGGACACGCTTGTCATCTGCGCGGATGGTGACCCGGCTGGACGCCAGGCAGCGGACACTCTGGCGACACGCGCGGACCGACTGGGTTGGAAGGTTTCCATCCTGGAAGCACCTGATGGGCAAGACGCGCTGGACATGTTGCTTGCAAGGCGCGCCGCCAACACGCTGCGGGGTGCAGCCCATGTCTGAGCCCATTCCGCTCCGTCCTTTCGCGGCCCCTGCACCGGAGCCGCTCGTCCGTGACATTGAGGCGGGGGAGACATTCCCCGTCGCGCATCTTGGCCCGCTCGCGGAGATTGCCCATGCCATTCACGACGTCACCGAAGCTCCCCTTGCTCTTTGTGCACAAAGCAGCCTTGGGGCCGCTGCGCTATGCGTTCAACCGCATGCAAACGTCGAACTTCTTGCAGGCGGCGCTGCGCCTTGCAGCCTGTTTCTTTTAACAGTCGCAGAAAGTGGCGAACGCAAATCAACCGCTGACCGTCTCGCCCTGCGAGGGTTGCACGCATACACCCGCGAACAGGACAAGACGTACAAGGAAGAGCGCACCCCTTACGACATCCGCCGCGCGACATGGGAGGCGCGCAAAAAAGCTCTCACTGCAGCCTCCGCGCGTGGTGGTGACAAAGGCGAGGCGGCAGCAGCAGAACTTGAACTGCTTGCCGCTGAAGAACCGTTCCCCCCTCTTGTTCCGACCCGCATTGTTGGCGAGCCGACCCTTGAGGGCGTCATGAAGCTGTTCATTGAAGGTCATCCGAGTCTTGGCCTGTTCTCCGATGAAGCCGGCGCATTTCTTGGTGGCCATGCCATGAGCGCCGATCACCGCCTTAAAACGCTGGCTGGTCTGTCCAAATGCTGGGACGGAGACCCGCTGACACGCTCCCGCGCAGGCGATGGAACCGTTACGATGTTTGGCCGCCGCCTGTCCCTTCACCTGATGGCCCAGCCGGTGGCAATGGCACCACTGCTGGCCGATCCGGTGGCTGGTGGGCAGGGCTTCCTCGCTCGCTGCCTCATCGCCGCGCCCACCACCACCGCCGGAACGCGGCTCAAGCTGGAGCACGATCCGGCAAGCGACCGGATCATCGCCAACTTTGCCGCAAAGGTGGAAAGCCTGATGGCCGCACACATGCCGACGGGCGATGACCGGCAGGAGCTCACGCCGCGCACCCTTCCTCTTTCGCGGCAGGCGCGTGAGGTGTTGCAGGTCTATTATATGGCAACAGAGAAAGCGCAGGCTCCCGGCGGCGATTTGGCGGAGGTGCGGGCGCACGCATCCAAGACCTGCGAACAGGCGTGCCGTCTTGCCGGCGTGATGACCCTCTGGGGCGATCTGAATGCCCCGGAAATCACGGGCGCGACGATGGCGGATGCCGTTCAGCTTGCAAGCTACTATCTGAACGAAGCGGTGAGGCTGTGCGATGCCGCCGTTGTGTCCGCCGGCACGATGCAGGCGGAGGCGCTGCGCGTGTGGCTGATGGAGAAGTGGGCTGGCGATACGGTCACGCCACGCGACATCCTGCGTCGTGGACCCAACTCCCTTCGCGAGAAAGCAAAGCTGCGCGCGCCCATCGGCATGCTGGTGGAAGCCGGATGGCTGGTGCCGCTGGAAACAGGGCGTGAAGCCTACAGGGTGGTGAGGACGTGATGACTGCATCATGGAGGCTGGAGGTGCGGGACGCGCTCGCCCGCGTCATGACCGATACCCAGCCGCAGGCGAAGATTGCCCCGCATGCCGCGACAGATGAAACGGCAACCTCCATTCCGCCCGCCTGGCAGGAGCATTACGAAGAGAGGGCGGCTATCGTCGAATATGATGGCGAGTTGCACCGTGAAGAAGCCGAGGCGTTTGCAAGGGCGGAAGTGCTTCACCTTTCGCGGGGCAAGGCCTTGCCAACGCACCCTGCCACCTGCGCAGCCTGCGGCAAGGCTGACTGGCTGGTGTGCCTGCGCACCGAAGACGACAGAACGTGGCATGTGCAGTGCTGGAAAGCACAGGAACACAGCGCTGGGGAGAAGTGAGATAATGACCGCGAAGAAGAAGCGGGCCCTGCCTGTTGTCTATAGCGAAGAACTGGCAGTGCAGATTTGCGGGGAACTGGCCACGGGCCGCTCGCTCAAATCCGTGTGCTCCGATCCGGGCATGCCTGCTGTGAGCGCCATCTATACATGGATGAACCGCTATCCTGAATTCAAGGAAATGTACGCGCGCGCAAAGGTGGATGGTGCCGAGGCTCTGTTCGAGGAAATCTTCGAGATTGCCGACGACGCATCGGGCGATTTTGATGCAGAGGGCAATTTCCGGTCAGAGCATGTCCAGCGATCCCGTCTTCGGGTTGATGTGCGCAAATGGGCTCTCTCCAAGCTGCGGCCCCAGCAGTATGGTGACCGGGTTGCGCTGGACCATGGCGGACAGGCTGAGAATCCCCTCACGGCGCTCATCATGTCGGTACAAGGCACGGCAATCCGCCCGGTGCCGACTCTGGAGTTGAAGGCTGATGAGGAAGAGACTGAACTTGCAGAATAGGGAGGGGCACTTCGCCCTTTCCGTTGACGCCTCATGGGTCACGGCTTATTTTTCACCACACGTCCTTGGCGAGACATGCCGGTGCGTGAGCTAGGCAGGTCTGGGGAATTAGACCCCGTCAGCCGTAGGTTCTCGTCAAGGACGCTTCTCCATATAGCATAGAGCCTGCCATATCTGGTGATTGGGCCATGAGCTGGCACCCATCCCACCCCTGTTGGTAGCGCCGGAGAAAAAGGAAGGGGAGCAGCTGCCGGCTTGCAGGTTCAGAATTGCGCGCTATCACAGACCTTGCAGATTGAGTGCCCCGCAGATGCCCGCGAGATGGCGACTGCAGCGGCAGATAAAAGGCTGGAGGGCTGCATGAACGCTGTTGAAATCGAACAGGCCATTTCCGATCTGGCCGAGCAGCCGTTTGATGCCGCTGAATTCCCTTATCTCTTCCTTCAGGCGTTCGGGAACAA
This genomic stretch from Pararhodobacter sp. harbors:
- a CDS encoding type II toxin-antitoxin system PemK/MazF family toxin — encoded protein: MRRGDLVTVAISGDFGKPRPALVVQSDLFGDTGTVTVLLLSGTLIDAPLIRPTIQPSAQNGLRKPSQVQVDKAMSVRRERIGPPFGRLEDEAMLAITRSLALFLGLA
- a CDS encoding YfjI family protein, whose translation is MSEPIPLRPFAAPAPEPLVRDIEAGETFPVAHLGPLAEIAHAIHDVTEAPLALCAQSSLGAAALCVQPHANVELLAGGAAPCSLFLLTVAESGERKSTADRLALRGLHAYTREQDKTYKEERTPYDIRRATWEARKKALTAASARGGDKGEAAAAELELLAAEEPFPPLVPTRIVGEPTLEGVMKLFIEGHPSLGLFSDEAGAFLGGHAMSADHRLKTLAGLSKCWDGDPLTRSRAGDGTVTMFGRRLSLHLMAQPVAMAPLLADPVAGGQGFLARCLIAAPTTTAGTRLKLEHDPASDRIIANFAAKVESLMAAHMPTGDDRQELTPRTLPLSRQAREVLQVYYMATEKAQAPGGDLAEVRAHASKTCEQACRLAGVMTLWGDLNAPEITGATMADAVQLASYYLNEAVRLCDAAVVSAGTMQAEALRVWLMEKWAGDTVTPRDILRRGPNSLREKAKLRAPIGMLVEAGWLVPLETGREAYRVVRT
- a CDS encoding toprim domain-containing protein, with the protein product MNTGNSEARAVTAALAGKWMGTYGLCKCVAHHDTEPSLSVSQGRDGKLLLNCHAGCIFTSILNALRARGIVSGEGHEPTVDPAALHRAEMQAAKEMGEKARRARQIWNEAGPLWGSVGENYLRARGLGSPRSTVHLRCHGSLYHAPSGQHLPAMVAEISGVPDFAIHRTFLMPDGSGKIDVAPAKLMLGQTAGGVVVLDHPAEGTPLLIGEGIETTLAASELTGRKHTVWAALSAANMARVTLLGMPGVLGMSDTLVICADGDPAGRQAADTLATRADRLGWKVSILEAPDGQDALDMLLARRAANTLRGAAHV
- a CDS encoding antitoxin MazE family protein, whose product is MATPVTQRVQKRRDTLRAAGLRPVQIWVPDTRKPGFEDECRRQARMAAAADAADTTDLEDFLDAALADLEDDERQP